The DNA region TTCGTTATAGACAGGCAACTGTATAGTAACGTAAGGAATCTCTTTTGGATCTAGAAGATTGAATTTTGGGGCAATTTGGTTGCGCCTCTTGTACCCCAGGTAATTTACCAATAGGTTCAGTTGCGCCAAACTGTAGAAAAATATCAATAGTAGTGCTACACTATAGATTGCGAGAATAATGTAAGCAATGATTAACCCCATATTATTTTATGCTGTATTTGAAAATCCAACCTAATATTTTTATGCCCGCAAATATACTACCTTTTACGGTACCCGATACTTTTGACACACCAATTCTTTTTTTGTAACGTACTGGTACTTCGGTATATGCCAATTTTTGCTTCAAAGCCTTCAATTGCATCTCTACCGTCCACCCGTAAGTTTTATCCTCCATATTGAGTGTTAACAACTTAGGATATGCTATAGCCCTAAACGGACCAAGGTCCGTAAATGTTGCCCCAAACAATAATTTCATTAAAAAAGTAGCCAACCAATTGCCAAAAATTTGCTGAGGTGTCATGCTTCCCTCTTCTCTGAGTCGTTTTACACGAGCACCTATTACAAAATCAGCTTGTTTATTTAGTATCGGAGCGACAATTTTATCGAGCTCTTCAGGGTAATCTGAATAGTCTCCGTCAAGAAATACGATAATATCGGGTGCTTTGGATTGTTTGGAAATATAGTCCATGCCCATTAAACAGGCGTAGCCATAACCCATTCTGCTCTCGTTCAGAACGGTAGCTCCCGCTGCCGCCGCATTTTCGGCTGTTTTATCTGTGGAATTATTGTTTACTACTATAATTTCGGAGACCGATGTGGGGATTTCACGAATCACGGAAGCAATGGAATCTGCTTCGTTGAAAGCGGGAATTATGACCTTAATGTCTGGTTGTAGCATTAGTGAAACTTGTTAATTACTGTAGTTGTAGGGTGTAAGAAATAATGCATTATTTTAGGTCTGATAAGTTGTTTTCACGGCT from Zobellia alginiliquefaciens includes:
- a CDS encoding glycosyltransferase family 2 protein, whose protein sequence is MLQPDIKVIIPAFNEADSIASVIREIPTSVSEIIVVNNNSTDKTAENAAAAGATVLNESRMGYGYACLMGMDYISKQSKAPDIIVFLDGDYSDYPEELDKIVAPILNKQADFVIGARVKRLREEGSMTPQQIFGNWLATFLMKLLFGATFTDLGPFRAIAYPKLLTLNMEDKTYGWTVEMQLKALKQKLAYTEVPVRYKKRIGVSKVSGTVKGSIFAGIKILGWIFKYSIK